Below is a window of Rhea pennata isolate bPtePen1 chromosome 2, bPtePen1.pri, whole genome shotgun sequence DNA.
CAGTCTGATATCAACTTCATTTAGTAGAAATATATAAGGTTTAcgagttaaaaagaaaaaaaaaaaacagcaaaagagcTGTTACATCATAAGCCTTgtttacaaaacaaacagtttACAAACGTTTTTGGCTGTACAGCTGAAAGCCAGATACTAACATGAGATGTAGAAGACAGAggtaacagtttaaaaatattgtgcaaaaaatacattcttatagaaaacagagaaacagcagagaggagagacaCAAATATACACGGAGAATCTGCTCGCAAATAATCCGAGGCTAACTTTATACAACACGGAATATTACAAATATGCATggattcacacacacacacacacacacacaccagtcTACGCTTCTGCCCAGCCCGGGTACTGCCGCTTTCTTAGGGATTAAGGCATCGCCGCCACGGCCGGGGCACCCTCGCGGCGCCCGCAGGCCGGGGCTCTCACGAGCAAGCGTTCTGCTCAATGTACATCTTGGAGAGGGACACGGCCATGGACTTGGCCAGCTCCTCGTCGCGTCTGCGCTGTACCTGAGTCTGCCGGCACCACGCCTCGTACTCCGGGTTGGGGCACACGCGGTCCAGCACGGCATCGTAGTGCCCGTTGCTAAGCCAGCTCAGCCAGATACTGGGCCGCGTCGGGTCCTCGGGCCCCAGGTAGTGCACCATGGTGGCAACGGTGGGGCTCTCGGGCCTGCCGCCCGTGGTGAGGTGGATGTTCACGTTCAGCATCTGCCCCATGGCCAGCAGCTCCGGGTAGCCGGCCCAGGCGCCGTCCTGGGCGGCGCCGATGAGGAACTCCCCCACATCGCCCTCGATGATCGGGCTGAAGTGCTCCAGGTGGTCGGCGATGTAGTGCACCGTCTGCTCGCGGAGCTCGCCGTGCAGCCGCTGGTCCCCGTACACCGCCTTGCAGACGGCGCGGTAGAGGCAGTTCCCGTCGGGGATGATGTGGAAGCGGAACCGGCCCTTCTGCCGCAGGTACCTGTCCTGCTTCTCCACCTCGGCCAGGTAGAGCGCCAGCTTCTCGCTGCGCtccggccgcccgcccggcgcccgcgccgccgcggggccccccgcgccgccctcccgctccgcggccgcggggccgccggcgggctgCGCCTCGGCGCCGCTCCTCTCCGCGGGGCGGcagccgggcgcggcggcggcggccgcctgcAGCGCCTGGCAGTGCTCGCTGAGGCGCAGGCTGCGGTTGCTGGGCTCGTCGGCGGGgcgcggcagcgcggccgcctcGCCGTCCCCGCCGGCCTGCCGCATGCTCTCCAGGATGCCCTCCAGCCAGGCGCGGCCGTGCGGCGAGGCCGGCGCCAGCTCGCCGGCGGCCTCGGCCCGCTGCACGATGCGGATGGGCACGACCCGCTCcagcggccggcggcggccgacGGTGATCTGCGCGCAGGAGCTGTACTGCGGGGCGCCCGCCTtgcggccgcccgggcccgccgcggggccgctcgGCATCACCTccaggcaggaggagaaggcgggcatggcggcggcgctgccggcgcttCCCCCCGCGGGAATTAAGCCGTCCTTGGCGGGGCTCTCGGCGGCCGCGCTCTGGCCTGCGGCGTTGCCGGCGCTCGCTGCCTCGGCGGACGCGGGTCCCGGCGACAGGGAGACCTTGAAGACAcctgccgcggccgccggggcggcggctggggcggcggcggcggctgtcCCGCCCGCTGGGTAGTGGGTGATCACGGAGCTGTAGAGCTGCATCCTCGGCTCCCCGCGGGCGGCGCTTTATAGGCGGCGCCGTCGgagccggggcggggagcggccgcgggggccgcgctcggGCTGCCGGAGAGGTTGAGCCGCCCGGGTAAAAATAAACAACGGCATCaccccctcccgccgccgccgccgccgccgcgcccctccggccgcggccgcccccgccctcccctgcccgccccgccgccggcgcagccccgcggccgccgccaaTTCCGACTGCGCCACAAGCGCCGCgcgagcgcgcgcgcgcgcgccgggccggggcgctcGGGCCGCTTCTGGAAGCTGCTggaggcggcgccgccggcgggcggggccgAGCTTATCCCCCCTCCCGCCGCAGGCGGGAaagcgcggggagggggcggggccaggccgcGTGACCTCACCGGGCGGGGCCCGCCTCCTCCGGCGGAAGGGGCTGCGtgcgccgcgcggcggggcgggacgggggTGGTGCGGCCATGGCtcgggccggggctgcgggagcgggcggcgcccggcgctctcccggccccggcgcggcgggctgccccggcgggcggccgtTAGCGCCCGCTGGGTCGCGGTGCGTAGCTCGATACGTTGTCGCGGCCCGTCGCTTCGCGTGTGGCGGCGGAGGGGCGCTGGCGCGGACTCTCGGGCCCGGTTCGGGCCCGGTGGGGCGAGGCGCGGGAAGGGGCCTGCAGACAGGGGcctcggcggggccgggagggaggCCGGCGCTAATGTGTACAGCCGAGCACTGCGATTTTTAGAACTGACCGTCAGGAGTAGGGTGCTGGAGGTGCGCTAACTACAGCTGACCGATGCTACCTGGTGTCGACGTTACTGCTGAAAGGGAACGATGCTCCTGCCTATGCGTGATCCGCTCCGTGATCCGGAGTTCGCAGCTGAGGTAGAAATAATAGACGTGCAGTATTTTATTGGCACTCGCTGCataagctgctgtttgtccacCTGTAATTCTACTTTGGAAAATGTAGTGCATACATaccttaaaaatacagtataaatcATCAAATAATAAcgagagaattttaaaattgtactcattttaaaatacaggtcTCAAAAAGATCATTCAGAATTGGTTTGTCAGTGCTTGTAGTGTCTTAAAATTAAGCTGTGTCTTTTAGTCTTAGCTGTGTTATAAATAAACTCATATCTAAGCCTTTATCAATGAATGACAACACTGTATACACACTGGAGTTGATTATGTTCCGTCAGGAATGCTGACCAAGAAATTCCAGCTTATACCATCAATCAAATGTTAACACAGACATAGATTCCTACCAAGATGAAAAGTGGGTATTGATAAATGTGATTTCAAAgtgatactttatttttctggattCCATCCCATAGAATCAGATGTCTTACGAAAAATTTTAGTAATCCAAGTAGTTTGCAGAACTTTAAAAAACTTTGAAGTtggatattttgaaaattttgtgttcctttttcctcttttcactaATTAAAAATAGGTAAATATACTCGCTTACAAAAGACTACTATGtcaaaaataattgtttcttcGGAGTTTAGGTGTCTTTTGGATCCATATGCAGGGAACCATTCCCTGTCTCCATCTCTGCAGTTGATTCCAGAGCTATCAGCAGTACATTGTATagtatttcattctctttataCAAGAAGTGTGATCTGATCTCTGAGTGACTTTCAGGTTgaatgaaaaatgctgaaatcctGGTGCTAAAAACAGTGGTATTTAAGAGAACAGTTTTCACACccatcttatttttgttttggataaaACATTGCAGATAATTCCATGCATTGGgaactttttaataaaacattgcaGATTCAGTATATTTCCAGAATTACTGCCTAAAAAGTTGAAATGTAAGAAGAAGCTCAGATATGAATCTAAGTCCAAATATTCAGACTTACCTATCATATCCAGAAAGTTGATATCTCAGAATGAATGATGATATGTGTAAGCCAAGAGCATTTCTGGAAACGTATTACAAGGGGATAAGGTATTACAGCTCTGAAATTACAGAATGACTCTCATATTCCAGAATGTTCAGaacttgtgttttaaatatagCTTGTGAGATTAGTTGCTGAGTCTTTATTTTTGGACAAATCAGTGCTTAGAGAAGAATAATATACAGATCAAAGGGTGGTACATTGAAAAACTTTCCTCCCTGAAGTGttggaacaaaagaaaaattcctgcATAGTTTTGCTTCCCAATCAAAATTTTACAAGGtaaatttctgaattaaaatactttataataTGTTCATGGTTGACCTAATGTAAAATCACGAAAAGTTGCTTCTCCTTAGAGGGTTTTAAAATGTGCTGACAGATGCTGTGGTTTTGTTCGTTATACATAGATCAATGCACATTGTACAGAGATACACGTAACTTCACCCCAAGCAGCCCTTTCGCCTACTTTTTCTAGTTTAAATAATTATCTGTATGTCTctgtggggggagggagagacagagggagagaaagaggtgTAGAGATGgagggacagacagacagacagagattTTCCTCATTCTGTTGGAGAATAGGAAATGGACCCATTAGAATAAGAGCATTTCTGTTATAAATGAGTGCTGCATTTTGAATACTCAGGACTGAAATTTTTGTCCTTCTAGGATGTTACAGAAACTCTCAGTAATGACTGTTCTGCCTCTCCAAAACCATTGGTTATTTGGGGAAGCAGTACATTAGTGGATGGGAAGCTGTTTAATTCTGATTGTTACAGTGGCATACAGCATTTGTAGTGCTTCATTTTAGGAAAGAAACAAGAGTTGTTACGTATGCCCAAATTGGCATCGTGTTAGTATTCTGATGTTCTACTTCTCAGAATCTAGATGGGCAGCGATAGGCAGTTATCTATTTGAATAAATAACCATACAGCATATTCTGGACAGAAAGCCTGTTTATCACTGAACAAAAATCCAAGTAGCATCCTGAAGTAAATGATAAATATGCCAGCAGTTTTTGGTAATGTTTGtagatatattttccttttattctctttctatCTGTAAACAGATGTAGATAATGCCAttgctgtattttcactttaaatactTGTAGTAAgcttaataaaattaaagtatAATCAAAATCTGGTTTTAGGTAACTGTGAGACAGAACAGAAACATTAATAATACTATCtttctgttaattatttttaacattatttattCCCTCCTCTGTCAAGTAAGTGGAAAGAGCAGTTCATCTTGGTGTTTCACCTGTGTTATTAAATACTGTCAATATAACATGGCCAACATTTTCCATTAATGAGCGTATAGAGTTAGTCACACATAATTGGCCTGGGTGGAATCCAATCTCTCTTGAAATCAATGACAAAAATTCCTTTGGACCTCTGTGGTACAAGCATTTCATGCCTAGTTTTCAGCTTTTGTAGCAGGGGTTATCTAGGGTCTGCACATATGTAACAGATCATTTCCTTAGATGTGACACCTACATTAATAATATCCTAATCCATGGTTTGCTCCAGTGTTATTGGCTGCGGAAAAGGGGGCAATAGAATGGAATGATCAAGTGCTATGAACACAGTTCTCATCAAAAAGAAATTCCAGGGAAGAATGTGAATTTCTTTAAGGCAAATGTATCTATAGAAAGAAGAGGCACATGGTTATGCCATTGTTGCCCCTTGATAAGAGATGATGAttgtttgctgtttctctgaGCTGCATGTGCGGAGGCTGTTGATTCTAGGGAAAGAGCAGACTTTGCTTTACACCGTGTCATTTGTGAGGCCTGGACAAAACCTGACACAGACTGACTGTTTCCAGagtatttctgcatttgctaCTTTTGTCACTTCAGCCTGAACATTGTAGCCACACAGGCACTAGAAGGGTTTGTAAAGTGAGGGCACAGGGTAAAGATACCTTGCACCATCTTCCACAGGTTAATGTTCTGGGGGTTCAGTATAGTGGAGCTTAAATGGACCTTAAACAGTCTCTGTAGTGATAAAGAGTATACAGTTCTTACAGTTAAAGTTTTTTCTGACATAATAGTTACACTGCTTACACTGCATGTTCCAGGAATTTTTCAGATTGTTCAGAAGGCAAACTACAGTCATAAAACAGCTGTGGAACAACAGTGGTATTCACTGACGTAAAGATGGATGCCTGAGAGTGGAACTACTTTTAACTTTAACAGGTAGTGGATACATGATTGACAAAGAGGGAACAAGTTAATTACATCAGCTGGAACATTTATTAGTGAAGAAGAGAGGATATTGGCTTAAATGATACATTGAATGACACTATGAAtatgcatttccatttttttaatgctatctAACAACAgttcttcaaatatatttctggTTGAAGTATTTGATTAATTTATAGTTCTCTGTACATCATTGGATAACTAAATgcttattaatattttgaagctGTGTATCTaggacaaaattttaaaattaatagaaaacagaaatgtacGTGTATTTCTATACTTACATAGGTGTATATAAAGGATCTTCTGAAGCTGGACAGAAATATTTACAAGCTGAGACTAGAAGGAACTTCTTTAATCATCAGTTTTGATCCTCTGTTGCTTGCAGGTGATCGTATCATATCATACCATTCCTTTCATAAGGTTACCAAGTTACAGGTATCTTAATTCAGGATACAGTTAAATGAACGTGTAAAGATGGACTGAGTTAACAGCATGGCCAAAAGAACCAGTTTTGCCCTTTCCTATTCCTAGTCTCTTGTTTCCTCTCCTATGATGCCAACTTTGTGATGGCTCAAGTGTTGGTATTTAGCTAGAGTACTTTGTTCAACCTTAAATGTATCATTAACTAACATAAAAAGGAGAGTTTATCAACATTTACTTCTAAGGTGAGAATGCAATGCATAAAATAAGGGATGTGTCTCAAAGTTTTAGCTCAAAAACTTTATGTTTGGCTTCTGCTGTTGTGtcatgttaaaataataattactgtATGGCTGCACTAGTCATTAGAGACGTAATCCACACTATGCTATCATGTGGCAAGACATCATTGAAAAGGGGGCTGTTGGTGATAAATATAGATCTTAGTTCACATCTCAGGGTCACCGTTCCTGGATAAGTGAACCTCTAAATGAGAACTATGACTCAGGTCAAGGCTCGTTTCTACTCAGTCAAGTGCAGACTCTTTTTGTGGTGGTCATTGTGAGAAGGGCTTTAAGATGCTACCACGGAAAGGGATCAACAGTGTTACGTCCTCTGAGAGAAAATAGCATTTGAGAATGATTCAAAAGAAAGTGTTATCTCCTTTATCCTCAAAAATTTAGTAATACACAgctctcccctcctttcttccaTCGGTAAACAGCAAAGGAGGTATCATCACTTTACACAGATGATTGTAGTACAAAACCACATTTATGTAATTATAGGCTGTTCCATGACTGAAAACATGAActacaaagaaaagctttgttatTCCACTGTTTAGTCCTTCCTGTGGGAAAAGACTGTGGTTACATTTTACATAACCAGGCCAGCGAGTCATGTTCAGGGAAAGAACGTACCTCATCACAATAAAAACCTGATCTGTTCTCATCTGATCTACATAGCGTGGAGCTCACTGCTGTTGCAAAGTCAGATCACAGCTATTTAACTTCACTGtctaatgagaaaaaataacacAGGTAGAGCCATTAAAGAGGAAGGATGGTATCAATTCATCTTATTAATGTCTTGTTCTGTCTAAGTACTTAAACCTTTCATAAACATTCTTTTCATACCTAAATGTGcaatacagaattatttttctgatctgacattttcaaaagtcTTTCATAAGAGCTAGTTTAAAAGAGTATTTGTAACATTGAGCTCAAATCCAGTATGATTTGCACTGGAAAAAGTCAGGGGCAACTACACTCCAGTTAGTGGAATTATGTCAAAAACATCAATCAAAATGTAATCTTAACTTAGTTTAGTCAACCTGAAATATAAAACAGCATTCCTAATGCTCTGAATATCAATAGAAAATCAGTCAGTAGTATGTTAGCTATTTGAGACTTTCTACACTTACTCAAGTgcaatcaaaatattaaaattgttaTAAAGAAGCTGTAGTGGTAAGAATTATAATACCCttattatatgaaaaattaaacattctTCAAATTGTGATTCACATACAGGCacaaatttatgaaaaataagctttataTAGTTATTAATTCAGAATAATAATCCCAAATAGAGTAAGATTATTATATCAAATGTGGGCCTTTCTACTGGACAAATATTTGTGCATGTCCCTCTGAAtttgatgtaaaaataataGAGGAAATTGAATACATCTAATCTAGATGGACCTAAATAAGGTTTCTGATCCTACATAATGTGGATATTATTAAACTAATGAACATAGGAATTAGAATAACAATTAAAAGGTGGTCATGGGACTGGCTAGAGTAGAAGCAACTGGAGATAATGTAAAGGAATCATTAGGCTGAAAGAAACTTGCTTGTGGAGTTCTTCAGAGATCAGTCTTGGGACTGActttgtttcacattttcattaGTTACCCCATTACTTAGTGTGCTCATGACTTCACTAATGGCTCAAAGTTgaatagcatttttattacaaagaaaGTTTTGAAACATCATGCAAGAGAGAGAATGACTTTGGTGAGTAGATGCAATTTAACagtacaaaatggaaaatgatcTGCCTAGTGACAGGCAAGTACTTCTGCTCTTAGCAGAAATCATCTGTGGGAAATCATCAGGAGAAAGACCCAATGTGCTATTCAGTTGTGGAATTACTATAGTTTCTAATGTGACGAAGCTTTCAAAAGGACAAATAGGATCACAGAATATAGCAGATGAGAATGTATCTTCATCTGGGATACTATATGTATTTCTGGTCAACGTTGTTTAAGAATGTTGAAGTTTGACTAGAACTAGTGCAAAGGGAAATTCAGATCATCAGAGTCCTGGAGATTGGACTGGGACTATCTAACAAGGGAAGACTACATGTTCTTGGCTTCTTTAATCTAATAAAGGTTGAGAAGGGATGTGAGTGATCTCTATAAATACAACACAGAATAAATACTAGGGAGCGATAAGAGCTATTTAAGTTAAATGACAGTGCTAGTCAAAGAGATATGGATGCAAACTGCCAATGAATAAATATAGTATTGACTCATATGCTTGGCTTTCAGCTATGACAtaattgcaaataattttatgaaaGGATACTACTAATAAAATACTACTAGTAGTATGATGAAAAAAGGATGGCCTATGAATGTGAGGACCACTATGGTCTTACAGTAACGGTCAGGCAGTATTTCAGTAAAGACTTTGATCTTACTTTACATTAAAATTTCATCCTACTCCTGCTACTTCTTTGTTCCACAAGTGGAAATGATGTATTTGTTTCCTAGAGAATTATGATTTgtgattttcttcctctgcaaataagtttctctgttttcttccaaattgTCTAATGGATTAATGTAATTAGTTTAAACAGAGAGCAGCTGTCTCTTATATTTTGCTTGAGGGTCATTGCTGCTTTATCAGATCTGCAGAAGGAACTGTGTGTCTGAAAGTCTGTTCACTTTTTTCCAACAAGATCAGTGAgaataaaatagatttattgTATTTCTCTTAGGTCAGCAAACAAAACGCCTCAgataatgaggaaaaagataggaaatacatgtattatttttattgtcgTAGTTGTTGTCATAGTTATATTGTGACGTTTTGTGACCTAATgaaagttactgtttttctgaataCAGAACTAAGTGAGACATTTTGGTTTGTAAGAATAAATCATTAAGAACTCTTAGTCTATGAACCAGGTTACCTTGGAGACTCAATCAGAAATTAAATAACTCATTCATGACTTCAGTCAAAGGATGCAGAATATGTAAAATTATCATAACTAGactctgaagcaaaaaaaaaaaaaaaaaaaaaaaaaaaaagaggttgctGGAAGTGGTGAAGATGTACTGCCAATTCAATTGTGCATTGCCAGTTCTATTATAACACTAAACATTTCCAGACTAGAGAGAGAGACTGTGCTTTCACTATGAACAAGCACAAAAGCT
It encodes the following:
- the OTUD1 gene encoding OTU domain-containing protein 1; the encoded protein is MQLYSSVITHYPAGGTAAAAAPAAAPAAAAGVFKVSLSPGPASAEAASAGNAAGQSAAAESPAKDGLIPAGGSAGSAAAMPAFSSCLEVMPSGPAAGPGGRKAGAPQYSSCAQITVGRRRPLERVVPIRIVQRAEAAGELAPASPHGRAWLEGILESMRQAGGDGEAAALPRPADEPSNRSLRLSEHCQALQAAAAAAPGCRPAERSGAEAQPAGGPAAAEREGGAGGPAAARAPGGRPERSEKLALYLAEVEKQDRYLRQKGRFRFHIIPDGNCLYRAVCKAVYGDQRLHGELREQTVHYIADHLEHFSPIIEGDVGEFLIGAAQDGAWAGYPELLAMGQMLNVNIHLTTGGRPESPTVATMVHYLGPEDPTRPSIWLSWLSNGHYDAVLDRVCPNPEYEAWCRQTQVQRRRDEELAKSMAVSLSKMYIEQNACS